One Coffea arabica cultivar ET-39 chromosome 5e, Coffea Arabica ET-39 HiFi, whole genome shotgun sequence DNA segment encodes these proteins:
- the LOC113687747 gene encoding anthocyanidin 3-O-glucosyltransferase 2-like encodes MNEMKKAELVFIPSPGMGHLVSSVELAKFLIEREEQLSITVLIMKLPFDTNIISYRNSLSASSSSRIRFLELIKEEPSSQLTFSHSFLFQFIDNHKSCVKEVLAEISNSVSSDLSGIVIDMFCTSFIDVANEFGVPCYIFYTSGAAMLGLVFHLQSLRDDLKQDLRRYENSDVHLAVPTYINPVPAKVLPPGLFDKEGIGDIILNQVRRFKETKGIIVNTFLQLESHAIHALSNDKTVQPVYAVGPVLNLKGSNSQNQETEMIMKWLDLQPECSVVFLCFGSRGSFDGDQVKEIAHALECSGYRFVWSLRRPPPKETFEFPGEYENQDEVLPEGFLPRTAAVGKVIGWAPQAAVLSHPAVGGFVSHCGWNSILESVWCGVPVATWPLYAEQQTNAFLMVKDLATAVEIKIDFRKDLLLGVSSETLTANVIERGIKHLMDPENEIREKVKEIKEKSRLTLNEGGSSYASLKCFLEDVINSIP; translated from the coding sequence atgaatgaaatgaagaaaGCAGAGCTCGTGTTCATTCCTTCACCAGGGATGGGTCATTTAGTATCAAGTGTCGAACTAGCAAAGTTTCTCATTGAACGTGAGGAACAATTGTCGATTACTGTTCTAATTATGAAGCTGCCCTTTGACACAAACATCATTAGCTACAGAAATTCATTGTCAGCGTCTTCGAGTTCGCGCATAAGGTTCCTTGAGCTCATCAAAGAAGAGCCTTCTTCACAATTGACATTTTCTCATTCATTTCTGTTTCAATTTATCGACAACCATAAAAGTTGTGTGAAGGAGGTTCTTGCTGAAATATCCAATTCTGTTTCGTCTGATCTCAGTGGAATTGTCATAGATATGTTTTGCACCTCCTTCATTGATGTAGCCAATGAATTTGGAGTTCCTTGCTATATATTCTACACATCTGGTGCTGCGATGCTTGGCCTTGTATTCCATTTGCAAAGTCTGAGAGATGATCTCAAACAAGATTTGAGACGTTATGAGAATTCGGACGTTCATTTAGCTGTGCCTACTTACATCAATCCTGTTCCAGCTAAAGTTTTGCCTCCGGGACTCTTTGACAAGGAAGGAATTGGCGACATAATCCTCAATCAGGTCAGAAGATTCAAGGAGACCAAGGGAATCATAGTTAACACTTTCCTTCAGCTAGAATCCCATGCGATTCACGCCTTGAGCAATGATAAAACCGTCCAACCAGTATATGCAGTAGGGCCTGTATTGAATCTGAAGGGAAGCAATagtcaaaatcaagaaactgaGATGATTATGAAATGGCTCGATCTTCAGCCAGAATGTTCTGTTGTGTTCCTTTGCTTTGGTAGTAGAGGTAGTTTTGATGGTGACCAAGTGAAGGAAATTGCCCATGCACTCGAGTGCAGTGGATATCGATTCGTCTGGTCATTGAGAAGGCCTCCACCTAAAGAAACATTTGAGTTTCCCGGTGAGTATGAGAACCAGGATGAAGTCTTGCCAGAAGGGTTCTTGCCGCGAACTGCTGCGGTTGGAAAAGTTATTGGATGGGCACCACAGGCGGCAGTTCTATCCCATCCTGCTGTGGGGGGCTTTGTTTCTCACTGTGGTTGGAACTCAATATTGGAAAGCGTTTGGTGCGGTGTGCCAGTGGCAACTTGGCCGCTTTATGCAGAGCAGCAGACGAATGCGTTCTTAATGGTGAAGGACTTGGCAACGGCAGTGGAGATCAAAATAGATTTCAGAAAAGATCTGCTACTGGGTGTGAGTAGTGAGACTTTGACTGCAAATGTGATTGAAAGAGGGATTAAACATCTGATGGATCCTGAGAATGAAATCAGAGAGAAGGTAAAGGAAATCAAAGAAAAGAGCAGATTGACTCTAAATGAAGGAGGATCATCCTATGCTTCCTTGAAATGCTTTCTCGAAGATGTAATAAATAGTATTCCATAA